Proteins encoded by one window of Ignavibacteriota bacterium:
- a CDS encoding TRL-like family protein, which yields MKLKLFIAAISLSVIALLSSCSLTLPAAATSNPIGSKVGTAKGTGFFGVLFFDADASIRTAAKNGGITKVSTVDVKMSNILGIIVSYETIVTGE from the coding sequence ATGAAGTTAAAACTTTTTATTGCTGCAATTTCTTTATCAGTTATTGCGCTTCTTTCTTCTTGTTCACTTACTTTACCTGCAGCTGCAACATCGAACCCGATTGGTTCAAAAGTAGGCACTGCCAAAGGTACCGGATTCTTTGGTGTTTTATTCTTTGATGCTGATGCAAGTATCAGAACAGCTGCTAAAAATGGTGGCATCACTAAAGTTTCTACTGTTGACGTTAAAATGTCAAATATACTTGGTATAATTGTTAGCTATGAAACAATTGTAACCGGCGAATAA
- a CDS encoding MBL fold metallo-hydrolase: MNLFNKSELPASNPELETIKTGWKGNPINSEGKFDNHEFPFNNDITRVIKWQFEKNPQKAEKNNDTFRLPVVDGSDFLKSTEDGLIWIGHATYLIRINGKLIITDPIFTVPSPMMKRFSALPIKPEYINNLDYILLSHEHYDHLNKESFKLIVKNNPQAKLLTGLKLGQYLRDWAPQNQIQEAGWYQKYNITSDGIEITFLPTRHWGTRGISGFNNKLWGAFMIQAAGKSIYFGGDSGYGSHFKEVFELFGAPDYAIIGIGAYKPEWFMAPSHTSPADALKAANDMKAKNFLPMHFGTFDLSDEPIGDPYREVNRIYKSNYSQVFKMTIPNIGEKIRF; the protein is encoded by the coding sequence ATGAATTTATTTAATAAATCAGAACTGCCTGCATCAAATCCGGAGCTTGAAACTATCAAAACAGGCTGGAAGGGAAACCCAATTAATTCTGAAGGCAAATTCGATAATCACGAATTTCCATTTAACAACGATATTACGAGAGTCATAAAGTGGCAATTCGAGAAAAATCCCCAAAAAGCTGAAAAGAATAACGATACTTTCAGACTACCGGTTGTAGATGGGTCAGACTTTTTGAAAAGTACGGAGGATGGGCTGATTTGGATAGGTCATGCTACTTATCTAATCAGAATTAATGGTAAACTTATTATCACAGACCCGATTTTTACAGTTCCATCACCTATGATGAAAAGATTTTCAGCACTTCCTATCAAACCTGAATATATAAATAATCTGGATTATATCCTCCTCTCTCACGAGCATTATGACCATTTAAATAAAGAAAGCTTTAAGTTGATTGTAAAGAATAATCCGCAGGCTAAATTATTGACAGGACTAAAACTTGGTCAGTATTTACGGGACTGGGCACCTCAAAATCAAATTCAGGAAGCAGGCTGGTATCAAAAGTATAATATTACAAGCGATGGAATTGAAATTACTTTTCTTCCTACAAGACACTGGGGAACACGCGGAATAAGCGGTTTCAATAATAAACTTTGGGGAGCATTTATGATTCAAGCTGCCGGAAAGTCAATATATTTCGGGGGCGATTCGGGATATGGCTCACATTTCAAAGAAGTTTTCGAGCTATTCGGAGCTCCTGATTATGCAATTATCGGAATTGGTGCTTACAAACCGGAATGGTTTATGGCTCCAAGTCATACAAGTCCTGCTGATGCTCTTAAAGCTGCAAATGATATGAAAGCTAAAAATTTTCTGCCTATGCACTTCGGAACATTCGATTTATCCGATGAACCAATCGGCGACCCATACCGGGAAGTCAACAGAATTTATAAATCAAATTATTCTCAAGTATTTAAAATGACAATTCCAAATATTGGAGAGAAGATAAGATTTTGA
- a CDS encoding NADH-quinone oxidoreductase subunit A, translating to MDMLTEYSVVLVFLFVGVFFVAAGIVVAALIRPSRPNPRKNSTYESGEEPIGSPWIQFNNRFYIIALAFIIFDVELVMLFPWAVVFKEMGWFAFWGMIVFAFILALGLAYDWAKGLLDWEKPQPQIPVLSDLVTTREEYLKNIKTKEN from the coding sequence ATTGATATGCTGACTGAATATTCTGTTGTATTAGTCTTTTTATTTGTAGGTGTCTTTTTTGTTGCTGCAGGTATTGTGGTAGCTGCTCTGATACGCCCCAGCCGTCCCAATCCACGCAAAAACTCGACTTATGAGTCAGGCGAGGAGCCAATCGGCTCGCCCTGGATACAGTTTAATAACCGATTTTATATAATAGCATTGGCATTTATAATATTTGATGTCGAGCTTGTAATGCTTTTCCCATGGGCGGTTGTTTTTAAAGAAATGGGCTGGTTTGCATTCTGGGGAATGATTGTATTTGCGTTCATCCTTGCATTGGGGCTTGCCTATGACTGGGCTAAAGGACTTTTAGACTGGGAAAAGCCACAGCCACAGATACCTGTTCTGTCTGACCTTGTGACTACAAGAGAAGAATACTTAAAAAATATCAAAACTAAAGAAAACTAA
- a CDS encoding NADH-quinone oxidoreductase subunit B, with translation MGLLNRLDDPIQGDGIILGTVEDILNWGRSKSDWYLQFGLACCAIEFMALNASHFDMMRFGAIPRTSPRQADFIIVSGTVTLKMADRIKTLYEQMSEPRYVMSMGSCSNSGGPYWEHGYHVLKGVDRIIPVDVYVPGCPPRPEAFFEGLVKLQKMISTQAIFRKREKMSPEDLAALELRQKKVREYQERVKQENADYNDVNRKIYTGYSLDYLKKEESK, from the coding sequence ATGGGCTTATTAAATAGATTAGATGACCCGATACAGGGCGATGGCATAATTTTAGGTACTGTTGAAGATATATTGAATTGGGGAAGAAGCAAATCTGACTGGTATCTTCAGTTTGGACTAGCGTGTTGTGCTATCGAATTTATGGCTCTGAACGCATCTCATTTTGATATGATGAGATTCGGTGCTATTCCCAGAACATCACCCCGCCAGGCTGATTTTATAATTGTTTCCGGTACGGTAACTCTTAAAATGGCTGACAGAATCAAGACTCTTTATGAGCAAATGTCTGAGCCGCGTTATGTAATGTCTATGGGTTCATGTTCAAATTCCGGCGGTCCATACTGGGAACATGGTTATCATGTACTTAAAGGAGTTGACAGAATTATTCCGGTTGATGTTTATGTTCCGGGATGTCCACCAAGGCCTGAAGCGTTTTTCGAAGGTTTGGTAAAACTTCAGAAAATGATAAGCACACAAGCAATTTTCAGAAAACGCGAAAAAATGTCCCCTGAAGACCTTGCCGCTCTTGAGCTAAGACAAAAGAAAGTCAGAGAATATCAGGAAAGAGTTAAGCAAGAAAATGCCGACTATAATGATGTAAATAGAAAAATCTACACAGGTTATTCTCTTGATTATCTTAAAAAAGAGGAGAGTAAATAA
- a CDS encoding NADH-quinone oxidoreductase subunit C, with protein sequence MTANEIYDKLKAEFGDDILAFSEDASTEAFITVRPQRITEVCLYLRDEPEFLFDYMVNLSGVDYKTNMTVVYHLYSLPKNHRIVLKVELDRDTPLVPTVEKVWKTANWHEREAFDMFGIVFEGHPFMVRILCPYDWEGYPLRKDYKEPETYHGIKVAY encoded by the coding sequence ATGACTGCAAATGAAATATACGATAAATTAAAGGCAGAATTCGGTGATGATATTCTGGCATTTTCTGAAGATGCATCAACAGAAGCTTTTATTACAGTTCGTCCGCAAAGAATTACTGAAGTTTGTCTTTATCTAAGAGATGAACCCGAATTTCTTTTCGACTATATGGTGAATTTATCGGGTGTTGACTACAAAACAAATATGACTGTTGTTTATCACTTATATTCACTTCCTAAGAATCACAGAATAGTGCTTAAAGTAGAACTTGACAGAGATACGCCCCTAGTACCTACAGTCGAAAAAGTATGGAAAACAGCAAATTGGCATGAGAGAGAAGCATTCGATATGTTCGGAATTGTCTTTGAAGGTCATCCTTTTATGGTTAGAATTTTATGTCCTTATGACTGGGAAGGTTATCCGCTCCGAAAAGATTACAAGGAGCCGGAAACATATCATGGTATTAAGGTAGCTTACTAA
- a CDS encoding NADH-quinone oxidoreductase subunit D, giving the protein MTEKKILDVDFGRVETERMRINMGPQHPSTHGVLRLEVEVDGEIVTEVVPHIGYLHRCFEKSCEKMSYPQVIPFIDRMDYIASMNNELPYVMGMEKLLGITVPERIEMIRVAFCELNRIANHQIAVATFGLDCGAFTPFLYLFRDREMILNLFEKASGGRLLFNYFWIGGLMRDVPPTFKSECMDIVNTVRQTNAEIMRLLIGNSIFVERTANVGILPADIAINYGVSGPVLRGSGVPYDLRRSEPYSIYDKLDFDVVVGKGEAGTVGDSFDRNIVRMKEMEESCKIIEQIVAQFPDESSDVRALVPRRAKPPKGEIYAKAENPKGELGFYIVSDGSVNPYRMRSRATSFVNLSVLPEISKGYMIADLIMILGSLDIVLGEIDR; this is encoded by the coding sequence ATGACTGAGAAAAAAATACTTGACGTTGATTTTGGCAGGGTAGAAACTGAAAGAATGAGGATTAATATGGGTCCTCAGCACCCCTCAACACACGGTGTACTTCGCTTGGAAGTCGAGGTTGACGGTGAAATCGTAACTGAAGTTGTGCCTCATATCGGCTATCTTCACAGATGTTTCGAGAAATCATGTGAAAAAATGTCATACCCACAAGTCATACCTTTCATTGACAGAATGGATTATATTGCCTCAATGAATAATGAGCTTCCTTATGTAATGGGTATGGAAAAACTTCTTGGAATTACAGTTCCTGAAAGAATCGAAATGATTCGTGTAGCGTTTTGCGAGCTAAATCGTATAGCTAATCATCAGATAGCTGTTGCGACTTTCGGTCTGGATTGTGGTGCATTCACTCCGTTTCTCTATTTATTCCGAGACAGAGAAATGATTCTCAATCTTTTCGAAAAAGCCTCCGGCGGCAGACTACTTTTTAATTACTTCTGGATTGGTGGTCTTATGCGTGATGTTCCGCCTACATTCAAAAGTGAGTGTATGGATATTGTCAATACTGTAAGACAAACTAATGCTGAAATTATGCGACTCCTTATCGGTAACAGTATTTTTGTCGAAAGGACAGCTAATGTTGGTATTCTTCCTGCAGATATTGCTATAAATTATGGTGTTAGCGGTCCGGTTCTACGCGGCTCAGGTGTTCCTTATGATTTACGCAGATCAGAGCCGTACTCAATTTATGACAAGCTTGATTTTGATGTAGTTGTCGGAAAAGGCGAAGCAGGAACTGTCGGCGACAGCTTTGACAGAAATATTGTCAGAATGAAAGAAATGGAAGAAAGTTGCAAAATAATAGAGCAGATAGTTGCACAATTTCCTGACGAAAGTTCGGATGTTCGTGCTCTTGTGCCTCGCAGAGCAAAGCCACCAAAAGGTGAAATATATGCAAAAGCTGAAAATCCAAAAGGAGAATTAGGATTTTATATTGTTAGTGACGGCTCTGTAAATCCTTACAGAATGCGTTCGAGAGCAACCAGCTTTGTAAATCT